A portion of the Paenibacillus sp. PvR098 genome contains these proteins:
- a CDS encoding DUF5693 family protein, which produces MKESYTKWNQLALKGLWWLVILGMLASIPIAYERHQTEQQSGRKVEFAMDYRDLLEISDTQTDPRKFVSEQLLKLKQHGVGSMAVYESTLNELRLSRRIEVFSSRDATALMQAPFSPGENFTYILFTETDSQRRLQPLIERTFHDLGVRTKPWSFKNQPGMVIEMAMDEAMLKTMDPDPITLQMLKDEGFSIVVRMSNRRPFNTNQMDALLAELRKSGVKRFIVDGETVPGFISEKDTTNLDKMGELMRKHRIGLAVIELQKTQQQGFAGLAKRIQHNVVRLHSYTENDAQKLTENLSEEELKGRIQGVSDRFVLAVKDRNIRMVFLNARAVKNMDKGQILHPLDSIYAALDGPDGAIPRIEAAGYTIGQAESFQYVYSGWQNAAKVLVWAGAVALIALTVAYFVPELALALFLLGMAGSAGLLVLSSSLFAQALALGASTCAPTLAMMMAIRACREKWSRPEGSRIGFALLLLLRTTLVSAIGIFFIVSLLNQITYMLVLQQFRGVSVLHLAPIALVGVYWLLFSEKMTYKERVLRGRGILSSNISVLWVIAAAVIAAAGFYYLSRTGNEGQASALERYFRSFLENTLGVRPRTKEFLISHPLFLLGAYLSFKYRSALLFILAGVIGQASVVDTFAHLHTPLLISSIRVVYGLAFGTLIGIGLIALWEIVSRSWRRWVPRLDA; this is translated from the coding sequence TTGAAAGAAAGCTACACGAAGTGGAATCAATTGGCGCTTAAAGGACTGTGGTGGCTGGTCATTCTCGGGATGCTGGCCTCCATTCCCATAGCTTATGAACGTCATCAAACGGAGCAGCAGTCCGGGCGCAAGGTCGAGTTTGCCATGGATTATCGCGACTTGCTCGAAATTTCCGATACCCAGACGGACCCGCGTAAATTCGTGAGTGAACAGCTTCTCAAGCTGAAGCAGCATGGCGTGGGAAGTATGGCTGTATACGAGTCGACATTGAATGAGCTGAGGCTCAGCCGGCGTATCGAGGTGTTCTCGTCTCGCGATGCAACCGCACTAATGCAAGCTCCGTTCTCCCCAGGTGAGAACTTCACGTATATTTTGTTCACGGAGACGGATTCGCAGCGTCGGCTTCAGCCGCTCATTGAGCGAACATTCCATGATTTGGGTGTAAGGACCAAGCCTTGGAGCTTCAAGAATCAGCCTGGTATGGTCATTGAGATGGCCATGGATGAGGCGATGCTCAAAACGATGGACCCTGATCCCATTACGCTTCAGATGCTGAAGGACGAGGGTTTTTCAATCGTCGTTCGCATGTCGAACCGTCGGCCGTTCAACACGAACCAGATGGACGCTCTGCTTGCGGAGTTGCGGAAATCCGGCGTCAAGCGGTTTATTGTGGATGGGGAGACCGTACCGGGGTTCATCAGCGAGAAAGACACGACGAATTTAGACAAGATGGGCGAGCTGATGCGTAAGCACCGGATAGGGCTTGCAGTCATCGAGCTGCAGAAAACGCAGCAACAAGGCTTTGCCGGCTTGGCTAAACGAATTCAACACAATGTGGTAAGGCTCCATTCTTATACGGAGAACGACGCTCAGAAGCTGACGGAGAACTTGTCTGAAGAAGAGTTGAAGGGACGCATACAGGGCGTATCAGATCGCTTCGTTCTCGCTGTTAAAGACCGCAACATTCGGATGGTGTTCTTGAATGCCCGCGCGGTCAAAAACATGGATAAAGGCCAAATTCTGCACCCGCTGGATTCCATTTATGCCGCTCTGGACGGGCCAGACGGCGCTATTCCGCGTATCGAAGCTGCGGGTTATACCATAGGCCAGGCGGAAAGCTTCCAATACGTATACTCCGGATGGCAGAATGCGGCGAAGGTTCTGGTGTGGGCAGGGGCTGTCGCATTGATTGCGCTCACGGTCGCTTATTTCGTGCCTGAGCTTGCACTAGCGCTCTTCCTGCTCGGGATGGCAGGCTCTGCAGGACTGCTCGTGCTTAGCAGCAGCCTGTTCGCGCAAGCTTTGGCGCTGGGCGCTAGTACCTGTGCTCCGACACTGGCGATGATGATGGCCATACGGGCATGCCGGGAAAAATGGTCTCGACCGGAAGGCTCGAGAATTGGATTTGCCCTGCTGCTGCTGCTCCGAACCACGTTAGTTTCGGCCATTGGTATCTTCTTTATCGTCAGCTTGCTGAATCAGATTACTTATATGCTGGTACTGCAGCAATTCCGCGGAGTCAGCGTACTTCACTTGGCTCCAATCGCATTGGTGGGCGTCTATTGGCTGCTATTTAGCGAGAAAATGACTTACAAGGAACGGGTCCTTCGCGGCCGCGGCATCCTATCTTCAAACATCAGTGTGCTTTGGGTTATTGCAGCTGCTGTCATTGCAGCCGCAGGCTTCTATTATTTATCCCGCACGGGGAATGAGGGGCAAGCTTCTGCGTTGGAACGGTATTTCCGGTCCTTCTTGGAGAACACGCTGGGTGTTCGTCCGCGAACCAAGGAATTTTTGATTTCTCACCCCTTGTTCTTGCTGGGGGCTTACCTCAGCTTTAAATACCGGAGTGCGCTGCTGTTCATTCTGGCCGGCGTGATCGGACAAGCTTCGGTCGTCGATACGTTTGCTCATCTGCATACGCCGCTTTTGATTTCGTCGATTCGCGTCGTATACGGGTTGGCTTTTGGGACACTAATCGGTATTGGTTTGATTGCATTATGGGAAATTGTATCTAGGAGTTGGCGGCGATGGGTACCTCGGTTAGACGCATAG
- a CDS encoding CDP-alcohol phosphatidyltransferase family protein, with protein MWNLPNILTLCRFLLIPVYLIVFGAGNMKLAFFVLLLAGLTDVLDGYIARKSKLVTPLGSMLDPLADKSMMIAVILSLVFSQMISWQAAAAMFLRDAGMIIGSVVFHFRGKKTVPANALGKLTTVLYYVAILMIVFQLPYAHAYLWFVIIVSLITSLMYIIQFYLLNKRSLNAD; from the coding sequence TTGTGGAACTTGCCCAATATACTAACGTTGTGCCGGTTTTTACTGATCCCGGTTTACTTGATTGTGTTTGGGGCTGGTAACATGAAGTTAGCCTTCTTTGTTCTTCTGCTTGCCGGGCTGACCGACGTGCTGGACGGCTATATCGCGCGCAAAAGCAAGCTTGTTACGCCGCTGGGCAGTATGCTCGACCCACTCGCAGACAAATCGATGATGATCGCCGTCATTTTGTCGCTGGTATTTTCCCAGATGATCTCATGGCAGGCTGCTGCGGCGATGTTTTTGAGAGATGCGGGGATGATCATAGGCTCGGTAGTCTTCCATTTTCGAGGTAAAAAGACGGTTCCTGCCAATGCTCTGGGCAAGCTGACCACGGTACTGTATTATGTGGCCATTCTGATGATCGTTTTTCAGCTCCCATACGCCCATGCGTACTTATGGTTTGTTATTATCGTTTCTTTGATTACCTCCTTGATGTATATCATCCAGTTTTATTTACTGAACAAACGAAGTCTGAATGCCGATTGA
- a CDS encoding WecB/TagA/CpsF family glycosyltransferase → MNMKDTVAYLSQVIDQRKPHQIITANPIMVMTALEQPEYMRMMKESELVVPDGAGVVWASGYVGNPVAERVAGFDLIQELMKAGEPHGWKVYLIGSSPEVIEAAAARLLELYPGIRLVGFRDGFFGEKEEADVIEAIRAADPDILLVGRSADKQEPWIAKYKDKLGVPVMMGVGGSFDVLSGKLKRAPGLFQKLKLEWFYRLLQEPWRYKRMLVLPKFAMKVIREKENVQKP, encoded by the coding sequence ATGAATATGAAAGACACGGTTGCTTATTTGAGTCAAGTGATCGATCAGCGTAAGCCTCATCAGATTATTACGGCTAACCCGATTATGGTCATGACTGCGCTCGAGCAGCCGGAATATATGCGTATGATGAAAGAATCGGAGCTTGTGGTCCCCGATGGAGCAGGCGTGGTGTGGGCTTCCGGCTATGTCGGTAATCCGGTAGCGGAACGTGTTGCAGGTTTTGATTTGATCCAAGAGTTAATGAAGGCGGGGGAACCGCATGGCTGGAAAGTATACCTTATCGGCTCGTCCCCCGAAGTTATAGAGGCGGCCGCAGCCCGATTGCTGGAGCTGTATCCGGGAATCAGGCTTGTCGGTTTCAGGGATGGATTTTTTGGTGAAAAAGAAGAAGCCGACGTCATTGAAGCGATTCGCGCCGCGGATCCGGATATTCTGCTGGTCGGACGGTCAGCGGACAAACAAGAGCCTTGGATAGCTAAGTACAAGGATAAGCTAGGTGTCCCCGTCATGATGGGGGTCGGCGGCAGCTTTGACGTCCTGTCGGGAAAATTAAAGCGCGCGCCAGGGTTATTTCAAAAGCTGAAACTTGAATGGTTTTACCGGTTACTGCAGGAGCCTTGGCGGTATAAAAGAATGCTTGTACTGCCGAAATTCGCTATGAAAGTCATCCGTGAAAAAGAAAATGTGCAGAAACCTTAA
- a CDS encoding MraY family glycosyltransferase — protein MSLLYGIGFFAALFIALLMTPLVKRFAFWVGAVDAPNHRKVHSRIMPRLGGLAIFIAFIGAYFVVSPAIDTLKNDVVFGLLVGGAIVVLIGALDDRFDLSPKIKLLGQVLAASVVVYSGVTIELVNVPFGDGTISLSWLSVPLTIFWIVGVTNAINLIDGLDGLSAGVSGIATTTILVLALMMGNTTVVLLCVVLLGSIAGFLFYNFHPAKIFMGDSGALFLGFCLATLSVLGFKQATVVSLLVPIMILGVPLSDTFFAILRRWVNNLPISVADKSHLHHCLLQLGFSHRTTVLIIYGIALLFGSSAVLLSYMSEQQTLWGAVILVTILLCILVLGAEAIGIISKTKKPVLKFLNKVRVKTMRLSDRSRMFK, from the coding sequence ATGAGTTTGTTATACGGAATCGGCTTTTTCGCTGCATTATTCATTGCTTTGCTTATGACACCGTTAGTGAAACGCTTTGCTTTCTGGGTCGGGGCTGTAGATGCGCCGAATCACCGCAAGGTACATAGCCGTATCATGCCGCGACTGGGTGGACTCGCCATATTTATTGCATTTATTGGAGCATATTTTGTTGTTTCTCCTGCTATCGATACGCTAAAGAATGATGTGGTATTCGGCTTGCTGGTCGGAGGTGCGATCGTTGTCTTGATTGGCGCGCTGGATGACCGCTTCGATTTATCTCCTAAGATTAAGCTGCTGGGTCAAGTTTTGGCCGCGAGCGTCGTCGTTTATTCAGGTGTCACCATTGAGCTCGTCAATGTACCTTTCGGGGACGGAACGATCTCGTTGTCATGGCTTTCCGTACCGCTGACGATTTTCTGGATCGTGGGCGTCACTAATGCCATCAACCTGATTGATGGGCTTGACGGTCTCTCCGCAGGTGTATCAGGTATTGCAACAACTACTATTTTGGTGCTCGCTTTAATGATGGGCAATACCACAGTAGTACTGCTGTGTGTGGTCCTGCTCGGCAGTATTGCAGGTTTCCTGTTCTACAACTTTCACCCGGCGAAAATTTTCATGGGCGATTCTGGCGCGCTGTTCCTCGGATTCTGCTTGGCTACATTGTCCGTGCTTGGTTTTAAACAAGCCACGGTGGTCTCCTTGCTTGTACCGATTATGATCCTGGGCGTTCCGCTGTCCGATACGTTCTTCGCCATTTTACGCCGTTGGGTCAACAACCTGCCCATCTCGGTTGCGGACAAAAGCCATCTGCACCACTGCTTGCTGCAGCTTGGTTTCAGCCATCGCACAACGGTGTTGATCATTTATGGGATAGCACTGCTTTTTGGATCTTCAGCCGTGCTGTTATCTTACATGTCAGAGCAGCAAACGCTGTGGGGAGCGGTCATTCTCGTTACGATACTGCTGTGCATTCTGGTACTCGGAGCTGAAGCGATCGGCATTATCAGCAAGACGAAGAAGCCGGTACTTAAATTTTTAAATAAAGTTCGAGTGAAGACGATGCGGCTGAGTGATCGTTCACGGATGTTTAAATAG
- the fabZ gene encoding 3-hydroxyacyl-ACP dehydratase FabZ produces MLDAVQIQEIIPHRYPFLLVDRILEVEAGVRATGIKNVTMNEPFFPGHFPGYPVMPGVLIVEALAQVGSVAMLMVEANRGKLGFFAGIDNFRFRGQVIPGDTLTLEVVITRLKGSIGKGQATAKVGDKVVAEGELMFALKDRE; encoded by the coding sequence TTGTTAGATGCCGTACAAATTCAAGAGATCATTCCCCACCGATACCCGTTCTTGCTGGTAGACCGAATATTGGAAGTGGAGGCCGGCGTTAGAGCAACCGGTATCAAAAACGTAACGATGAACGAACCCTTTTTCCCGGGACACTTTCCAGGTTACCCCGTGATGCCGGGAGTGCTGATTGTGGAGGCATTGGCCCAGGTTGGCTCCGTAGCGATGCTGATGGTGGAAGCCAATCGCGGAAAGCTTGGTTTTTTTGCAGGGATTGATAACTTCCGGTTTCGCGGACAGGTGATACCTGGCGATACGTTGACCTTGGAAGTCGTCATTACCCGCTTGAAAGGAAGCATTGGTAAAGGACAGGCAACAGCCAAAGTCGGGGATAAAGTGGTGGCCGAAGGAGAATTGATGTTTGCTCTGAAGGATAGAGAATAG
- a CDS encoding phospho-sugar mutase, with product MNSQTRVQEQYELWLNDEAIDAATKEELLSISSDPKEVEDRFYRDLEFGTGGLRGVIGAGTNRMNAYTVARATQGLAQFLLKSGKEAPSAVIAYDSRNQSPEFALETAKVLAGNGIKAYLFESLRTTPELSFAVRYLNADAGVVITASHNPPEYNGYKVYGNDGGQLVPDQAEQVIAEVRSVASFADVRRSSRADAERAGLLEWIGEVVDEEYIRAVTAVSLNSELVSQMSDDFRIIYTPLHGAGNLSVRAALGAIGFEQVHVVAEQEKPDANFSTVKSPNPEEREAFTLAIAEGKKIDADILIGTDPDCDRMGAVVKDASGEYFVLSGNQSGAIMVDYLLGSLQERGELHADGVVIKTIVTSEMGAVIAQHYGVKVLNTLTGFKYIGEKMTQFEHNGEAKFLFGYEESYGYLAGTYARDKDAVIASMLICEAAAYYKSKGKTLYDVLQELYKRHGYFMEKLESRTLKGKDGVEKIQGIMEDWRKQPPVELNRLRVTKVEDFSLGLYGLPVENVLKYTLEDDSWFCLRPSGTEPKIKVYFAVRGSSAQAASDAIDMLVQTVMSRVDHN from the coding sequence ATGAATTCTCAAACGCGAGTGCAGGAGCAATATGAGCTTTGGTTAAACGACGAGGCTATCGACGCAGCGACGAAAGAAGAGCTTCTCTCGATTTCGAGTGACCCGAAGGAAGTGGAGGATCGGTTTTACCGCGACCTGGAATTCGGTACCGGAGGGCTTCGGGGCGTTATCGGAGCGGGAACGAACCGGATGAACGCTTATACGGTGGCCCGGGCGACGCAAGGGCTAGCTCAGTTTCTGTTGAAATCAGGCAAGGAAGCTCCGTCTGCTGTCATTGCCTACGATTCACGGAATCAATCTCCCGAATTCGCACTCGAAACCGCTAAGGTACTAGCAGGTAACGGAATTAAGGCTTATCTATTTGAGTCGCTTCGTACTACACCGGAGCTCTCTTTTGCCGTACGTTATTTGAACGCCGATGCGGGAGTCGTCATTACGGCCAGTCATAATCCACCTGAATACAACGGATATAAAGTATATGGGAACGACGGAGGGCAGCTTGTTCCGGACCAGGCGGAGCAGGTGATTGCGGAAGTTCGAAGCGTAGCGTCGTTTGCCGATGTCCGAAGAAGCTCGCGAGCGGATGCAGAGAGAGCCGGACTGCTGGAATGGATCGGAGAAGTGGTGGACGAAGAGTATATTCGAGCCGTTACAGCAGTTAGCCTTAACTCAGAGCTGGTAAGCCAAATGAGTGATGATTTCCGCATCATCTATACACCGCTGCACGGTGCGGGAAACCTGTCCGTACGTGCAGCCCTTGGAGCCATTGGCTTTGAACAAGTCCATGTGGTGGCCGAACAGGAGAAGCCGGACGCGAATTTCTCGACGGTAAAATCGCCGAACCCGGAGGAACGGGAAGCTTTCACGCTAGCTATTGCCGAAGGAAAGAAGATTGACGCCGACATTCTGATCGGTACGGACCCGGATTGTGACCGAATGGGTGCAGTGGTTAAGGACGCGAGCGGAGAATACTTCGTTCTTAGCGGCAACCAATCGGGTGCAATTATGGTTGATTACCTGCTCGGCAGCTTGCAGGAGCGGGGAGAGCTGCATGCGGATGGCGTGGTCATCAAAACAATCGTCACGAGCGAGATGGGTGCGGTCATTGCGCAGCATTACGGAGTCAAGGTACTCAATACACTGACCGGGTTTAAATATATCGGTGAGAAAATGACGCAGTTTGAACATAACGGAGAGGCGAAATTCTTGTTTGGCTACGAAGAAAGCTACGGTTATTTGGCCGGTACCTATGCTCGCGACAAGGATGCTGTCATCGCCTCCATGCTGATATGCGAAGCTGCAGCCTATTACAAAAGCAAAGGCAAGACGCTGTATGATGTGCTTCAAGAACTGTATAAACGGCATGGTTACTTCATGGAAAAGCTGGAATCGCGCACGCTCAAAGGCAAGGATGGCGTTGAGAAGATTCAAGGCATCATGGAAGATTGGCGGAAACAGCCGCCTGTAGAGCTGAACAGACTGCGCGTGACCAAGGTGGAGGATTTCTCGCTAGGCTTGTACGGGCTGCCTGTAGAGAACGTGCTCAAGTATACTTTGGAGGACGATTCGTGGTTCTGCCTTCGGCCGTCTGGCACGGAGCCTAAAATCAAAGTTTACTTCGCCGTCCGAGGCAGCTCTGCGCAGGCTGCCTCCGATGCGATCGATATGCTTGTTCAAACCGTCATGTCCCGTGTGGACCATAACTAA
- the csaB gene encoding polysaccharide pyruvyl transferase CsaB: MGTSVRRIAISGYYGFNNSGDEAVLQSILLALEEQGERQGVTFVPVVLSVNPEETSRTYGVEAVHRMKPKEVWQALRSADGLISGGGSLLQDETSPKTIPYYIAIIRMAQWLSIPVFIYSQGIGPVHRPFFFRWIRSAFQRSSFITVRDEESKALLGKMGISPSDVEVVPDPVMGLPMRGQPTQTSVRETKPIIGVSVRFWNEDRSELHAVADALQTVLEQTNAVVRFLPFHLPSDEKASLYVMERMGGIYKERLSLAHKVTHPQDMLAEVASCQVLLGMRLHSLIYAASQFVPMIGLSYDPKIDQFLNRLDMKSASSTRKPRAEELAQETLRLLADRSSWKRDKGQAIERLKIEAGRPAERIASFFAKGRGMQ; the protein is encoded by the coding sequence ATGGGTACCTCGGTTAGACGCATAGCGATTTCAGGTTATTACGGGTTTAACAACAGCGGCGACGAGGCGGTACTTCAATCGATTCTGCTGGCTTTAGAGGAACAAGGAGAACGACAGGGCGTAACTTTTGTCCCTGTCGTTCTGTCCGTGAATCCGGAAGAAACGTCCCGGACTTATGGAGTGGAAGCCGTGCACCGGATGAAACCGAAAGAGGTGTGGCAGGCTTTACGCAGCGCAGACGGACTAATCAGCGGCGGCGGAAGCTTGCTGCAGGATGAGACGAGCCCGAAAACGATTCCTTATTATATCGCCATCATTCGCATGGCGCAGTGGCTGAGTATACCTGTATTTATTTATTCCCAAGGCATCGGCCCAGTGCATCGTCCGTTTTTCTTCAGATGGATTCGTTCGGCCTTTCAACGCAGTTCATTTATAACGGTTCGGGATGAGGAATCTAAGGCTTTACTGGGCAAGATGGGCATATCACCGTCGGATGTGGAAGTGGTGCCAGATCCCGTAATGGGGCTTCCCATGCGCGGACAACCCACACAAACGTCCGTACGCGAAACGAAACCTATTATTGGTGTTTCCGTTCGATTTTGGAATGAAGACCGTTCCGAGCTTCATGCGGTGGCGGACGCTCTTCAGACGGTGCTGGAGCAGACGAATGCCGTTGTTCGCTTCCTGCCATTCCATCTTCCTTCTGATGAAAAGGCGTCCTTGTATGTGATGGAGCGTATGGGGGGAATCTACAAAGAACGGCTTTCGCTAGCGCACAAGGTAACTCATCCCCAGGATATGCTTGCGGAAGTAGCATCCTGTCAGGTGCTTCTCGGCATGCGTTTGCACTCCTTAATCTATGCGGCCAGCCAGTTCGTCCCTATGATCGGACTCTCTTATGATCCCAAGATCGATCAGTTTTTGAACCGGCTCGACATGAAATCAGCCAGTAGCACTAGAAAGCCCCGTGCAGAGGAGCTTGCTCAAGAGACACTGCGCTTGCTTGCGGATAGGAGTTCTTGGAAGCGGGACAAAGGGCAGGCGATCGAACGATTGAAGATCGAAGCCGGGCGTCCGGCTGAGCGCATCGCATCATTTTTTGCTAAAGGACGGGGGATGCAGTGA